Proteins encoded by one window of Castor canadensis chromosome 2, mCasCan1.hap1v2, whole genome shotgun sequence:
- the Dus4l gene encoding tRNA-dihydrouridine(20a/20b) synthase [NAD(P)+]-like isoform X1: MKSDSIQATICQERKKDPIEMLHSGQLIKVCAPMVRYSKLAFRTLVRKYCCDLCYTPMIVAADFVRSMKARDSEFTTNQGDCPLIVQFAANDARLLSDAARIVCPYANGIDINCGCPQRWAMAEGYGACLINKPDLVQDMVKQVRNQVENPRFSVSIKIRIHDNLAKTVDLCRKAEATGVSWITVHGRTTEERHQPVHYDAIKIIKENMSIPIIANGDIRSLKEAENVRQITGTDGVMVARGLLTNPAMFAGYEETPLKCIWDWVDIALELGTPYMCFHQHLMYMMEKITSRQEKRIFNALSSTSAVLDYLTDHYGI; encoded by the exons ATGAAGAGTGATTCCATACAAGCCACAATatgtcaagaaagaaaaaaagatccaaTAGAAATGCTTCATTCTGGGCAGCTGATAAAAGTCTGTGCCCCAATGGTTCGCTATTCAAA GTTGGCTTTTAGAACATTAGTAAGAAAATACTGTTGTGATCTGTGTTATACACCAATGATAGTGGCTGCTGATTTTGTCAGATCTATGAAAGCCAGAGACAGTGAATTTACCACAAACCAAG GTGATTGCCCATTGATTGTTCAGTTTGCTGCTAATGATGCAAGACTTTTATCTGATGCCGCTCGCATAGTGTGTCCTTATGCAAATGGAATAGACATTAACTGTGGTTGCCCTCAGAG GTGGGCAATGGCAGAAGGCTATGGAGCTTGCTTAATAAACAAGCCAGACCTTGTTCAAGATATGGTGAAACAAGTTAGAAATCAAGTGGAAAACCCCAGATTTTCAGTGTCCATTAAAATAAG gATCCATGACAACCTTGCAAAAACTGTAGATCTTTGTCGAAAGGCTGAAGCAACTGGGGTTTCCTGGATTACAGTCCATGGGAGaactactgaagaaagacatCAGCCAGTCCACTATGAtgccattaaaataataaaggaaaatatgtctATACCTATAATTGCTAATGGAGACATCAGAAGCttaaaagaagcagaaaatgtgAGGCAGATTACTGGGACAGATG GTGTGATGGTTGCAAGAGGACTTTTAACCAACCCAGCCATGTTTGCTGGATACGAAGAAACCCCACTGAAATGCATCTGGGACTGGGTTGACATCGCTCTTGAACTTGGAACTCCTTATATGTGTTTTCATCAACATTTAATGTACATGATGGAAAAAATAACTTCAAGGCaggaaaaaagaatattcaaTGCTCTGTCAAGCACATCAGCAGTCTTAGATTACCTCACAGACCATTACGGCATTTGA
- the Dus4l gene encoding tRNA-dihydrouridine(20a/20b) synthase [NAD(P)+]-like isoform X2, giving the protein MKSDSIQATICQERKKDPIEMLHSGQLIKVCAPMVRYSKLAFRTLVRKYCCDLCYTPMIVAADFVRSMKARDSEFTTNQGDCPLIVQFAANDARLLSDAARIVCPYANGIDINCGCPQRIHDNLAKTVDLCRKAEATGVSWITVHGRTTEERHQPVHYDAIKIIKENMSIPIIANGDIRSLKEAENVRQITGTDGVMVARGLLTNPAMFAGYEETPLKCIWDWVDIALELGTPYMCFHQHLMYMMEKITSRQEKRIFNALSSTSAVLDYLTDHYGI; this is encoded by the exons ATGAAGAGTGATTCCATACAAGCCACAATatgtcaagaaagaaaaaaagatccaaTAGAAATGCTTCATTCTGGGCAGCTGATAAAAGTCTGTGCCCCAATGGTTCGCTATTCAAA GTTGGCTTTTAGAACATTAGTAAGAAAATACTGTTGTGATCTGTGTTATACACCAATGATAGTGGCTGCTGATTTTGTCAGATCTATGAAAGCCAGAGACAGTGAATTTACCACAAACCAAG GTGATTGCCCATTGATTGTTCAGTTTGCTGCTAATGATGCAAGACTTTTATCTGATGCCGCTCGCATAGTGTGTCCTTATGCAAATGGAATAGACATTAACTGTGGTTGCCCTCAGAG gATCCATGACAACCTTGCAAAAACTGTAGATCTTTGTCGAAAGGCTGAAGCAACTGGGGTTTCCTGGATTACAGTCCATGGGAGaactactgaagaaagacatCAGCCAGTCCACTATGAtgccattaaaataataaaggaaaatatgtctATACCTATAATTGCTAATGGAGACATCAGAAGCttaaaagaagcagaaaatgtgAGGCAGATTACTGGGACAGATG GTGTGATGGTTGCAAGAGGACTTTTAACCAACCCAGCCATGTTTGCTGGATACGAAGAAACCCCACTGAAATGCATCTGGGACTGGGTTGACATCGCTCTTGAACTTGGAACTCCTTATATGTGTTTTCATCAACATTTAATGTACATGATGGAAAAAATAACTTCAAGGCaggaaaaaagaatattcaaTGCTCTGTCAAGCACATCAGCAGTCTTAGATTACCTCACAGACCATTACGGCATTTGA